The proteins below come from a single Streptococcus porcinus genomic window:
- a CDS encoding ParA family protein: protein MAEVITIANRKGGVGKTTTTLNLAYSLKELGKKVLVIDLDPQANLTRCFDMENTENIKTIGHLLMTELEEEESYFVEDYTKSYDDIDIIPSSIFLSAVETQMRAETGSERILSEIINQVKEYYEYILIDTSPSLNVLTINALCASDSVLIVADTQLFAVVGINELLKTVQKIKKRVNPKLKVQGILLTMYENRTNLSKTLTEQVEEMFQKKIKVFQTKIPKTVKVGEAIYSGQSIKKYAKGSSVDIAYDNLAKEICYE from the coding sequence ATGGCAGAAGTTATAACCATAGCCAATCGAAAAGGCGGAGTTGGAAAAACAACTACAACTCTAAACCTTGCCTATTCACTAAAAGAACTAGGTAAAAAAGTATTAGTCATTGACCTTGATCCACAAGCTAATCTTACAAGATGTTTTGATATGGAAAATACCGAAAATATAAAAACCATAGGTCATTTGTTAATGACAGAACTGGAGGAAGAAGAAAGCTATTTTGTAGAGGACTATACCAAATCTTATGATGATATAGATATTATACCTTCAAGCATTTTCTTATCCGCCGTTGAAACACAAATGAGAGCAGAAACAGGAAGTGAACGTATATTATCGGAAATTATTAATCAGGTAAAAGAGTATTATGAATATATTCTTATAGATACATCACCATCACTTAATGTTTTGACCATAAATGCCCTTTGTGCATCGGACAGCGTCCTTATAGTAGCGGATACACAGCTGTTTGCAGTTGTTGGAATCAATGAACTTTTAAAGACTGTTCAAAAAATAAAAAAGAGAGTGAATCCGAAACTGAAAGTACAGGGTATTTTACTAACCATGTATGAGAATAGAACCAATCTGTCCAAAACACTGACGGAGCAGGTAGAAGAAATGTTCCAAAAGAAAATCAAGGTCTTTCAGACTAAAATTCCAAAAACAGTCAAAGTGGGAGAAGCCATCTATAGCGGGCAAAGTATAAAAAAATATGCAAAAGGTAGCAGCGTAGATATTGCCTATGACAATTTGGCAAAGGAGATCTGCTATGAGTAA
- a CDS encoding ParB N-terminal domain-containing protein — translation MSKKLLKREITDAVDFLLDDGDILEQGDIQNIELDLLKNYHNHPFTLYTGKRLDDMVESIKENGVLNPIIVLKKDNNYEILSGHNRVNAARIVKVKSIPCIVKENLTDKEAYTYVIETNLMQRSFSDLLPTEKALVLKMRYEKIASQGKRNDLQKEINNLDQGIIEKESKEEDKTDSRKTLGKEYNLSGASIARYLRLNELSKSWKKEVDEDEIGLTMAVDLSYLSKEIQEHLYQKCEELELSLKPSDAKSLHLMNRQEELNQEMVIAYLLDLKKPKVKEYQNIKLSQSIYQKFFQDKAKQEAEGIIEKALEIYFREYLR, via the coding sequence ATGAGTAAAAAACTTCTAAAAAGAGAAATCACCGATGCTGTAGATTTTTTGCTTGATGATGGAGATATCTTGGAACAAGGAGATATACAGAATATAGAACTTGATTTGCTTAAAAATTATCATAATCATCCGTTTACTTTATATACAGGTAAGAGATTAGACGATATGGTAGAGAGTATTAAGGAAAACGGAGTTCTTAATCCAATTATTGTCTTGAAAAAAGATAACAACTATGAAATACTTTCCGGACACAATAGAGTAAATGCAGCAAGAATTGTAAAAGTAAAAAGTATTCCTTGTATTGTTAAAGAAAATCTAACGGATAAAGAAGCCTATACCTATGTAATTGAAACAAACCTTATGCAGCGTTCTTTCTCCGATTTACTGCCTACGGAAAAAGCCCTTGTTCTTAAAATGAGATATGAAAAAATAGCAAGTCAGGGCAAGAGAAATGATTTGCAAAAGGAGATAAACAATTTAGATCAGGGGATTATAGAAAAGGAAAGTAAAGAGGAAGATAAAACAGACAGCAGAAAAACACTTGGAAAAGAATATAATCTTTCAGGGGCATCTATTGCAAGGTACCTAAGATTAAATGAATTATCTAAGTCTTGGAAAAAAGAGGTGGATGAAGATGAAATAGGTTTGACGATGGCGGTAGATTTATCCTATCTTTCCAAAGAAATACAGGAACATCTGTATCAGAAGTGCGAAGAATTGGAGCTAAGCTTAAAACCAAGCGATGCCAAATCACTCCATCTGATGAACAGACAAGAAGAGCTGAATCAAGAGATGGTTATAGCATATTTGTTGGACTTGAAAAAACCAAAGGTAAAAGAGTATCAGAATATCAAGTTATCTCAGAGTATTTATCAAAAATTCTTTCAAGATAAAGCGAAACAAGAAGCAGAAGGGATTATAGAAAAAGCACTAGAAATTTACTTTAGAGAGTATCTCCGTTAG
- a CDS encoding Bro-N domain-containing protein, translated as MDEIKLYENKEIRSIWDEEKEEWYFSVVDVVGVLTEQENARGASTYWAVLKKRLKEEGNELLTICKQLKMKATDGKMRLTDVADMQGIFRIIQSIPSPKAEPFKLWLAEVGKERIDEIIDPELTINRALETYLKKGYTREWINQRLQAIQVRKELTDAWDDHGIQKGKEYAILTDEITKAWSGMTTRGYKNLKGLKKENLRDNMTTLEIVLNMLAEATTTELTKTTNPNGLEENRKVAKEGGSVAGNARKEIEQKTGKPVITSKNAVDLSRLIEDVVKEPLNKKQDKKDDTNNEK; from the coding sequence ATGGACGAAATAAAGTTATATGAAAATAAAGAGATACGCTCCATTTGGGACGAAGAAAAAGAAGAGTGGTATTTTTCAGTAGTCGATGTAGTTGGAGTTTTGACAGAACAAGAAAACGCAAGAGGTGCCAGTACCTATTGGGCTGTACTAAAAAAGAGATTAAAAGAAGAAGGAAATGAACTGCTTACAATTTGTAAGCAGTTGAAAATGAAAGCAACAGATGGAAAAATGCGTTTAACTGATGTAGCAGATATGCAAGGAATATTCCGTATTATCCAGTCCATCCCATCCCCTAAAGCAGAACCTTTTAAGTTATGGCTTGCTGAGGTTGGAAAAGAACGAATTGATGAAATTATCGATCCTGAACTTACGATTAACAGAGCCTTAGAAACTTATCTAAAGAAGGGATATACACGTGAGTGGATAAATCAAAGACTTCAAGCCATTCAGGTAAGAAAAGAACTGACTGATGCTTGGGATGACCATGGGATACAAAAAGGCAAAGAATACGCAATTCTTACTGATGAAATCACCAAAGCATGGTCCGGAATGACAACAAGAGGTTATAAAAATCTGAAGGGTTTGAAAAAGGAAAATCTAAGGGATAATATGACCACTCTTGAAATAGTTCTTAATATGCTTGCAGAAGCCACAACAACAGAGCTGACTAAAACGACGAATCCTAATGGCTTGGAAGAAAACAGGAAAGTTGCTAAAGAGGGAGGAAGTGTTGCAGGAAATGCGAGAAAGGAAATAGAACAAAAAACCGGGAAACCGGTCATTACCTCAAAAAATGCAGTTGACCTATCAAGGCTGATTGAAGATGTGGTCAAAGAGCCTCTAAATAAAAAACAAGATAAAAAAGACGATACAAATAATGAAAAATAG
- a CDS encoding replication initiator protein A — protein sequence MSIKFNYYYGKEAEQFSFFRIPKLLFTDPIFSKLSSDAKVLYGILLDRMNLSMKNNWIDEENKVYIIFTIEEIAEIMCCATQKATKILQELDDKKGIGLVEKKRLGLGKPNILYVKNFIIQEIKEKTHIQEEITKQELCKSQFKNDENHNSRNVNFTKQELCKSQCNKTNLNKTEYSDTEYNNTSPISPLGEKNIRGDLLSQKQDMEMEEITKILKQNIDYAFLVKEQSKDKEKIDLTIKVMAEAIQGKTDIRINRRMIAFETVKEQFLSLQKEHINYVLLVLDENKRKITNLRAYLLSLLYNSPVNILGMTTEVKSNDTDYSKDMEIWQEIFNTI from the coding sequence ATGAGTATAAAATTTAACTACTATTATGGAAAAGAAGCAGAGCAGTTCTCTTTTTTCCGTATTCCCAAACTGTTATTTACAGATCCTATATTTTCCAAATTAAGCAGCGATGCCAAAGTGTTATATGGAATTTTACTTGACCGAATGAACTTGTCTATGAAAAATAACTGGATTGATGAAGAAAATAAGGTATATATCATTTTCACCATAGAAGAAATTGCAGAAATCATGTGTTGTGCTACACAGAAAGCAACAAAAATCCTCCAGGAGTTAGATGATAAAAAAGGAATAGGACTTGTCGAAAAGAAAAGATTAGGACTTGGTAAACCCAACATACTCTATGTAAAGAATTTTATTATTCAGGAAATAAAAGAGAAAACTCACATACAAGAAGAAATCACAAAACAAGAATTATGTAAATCACAATTCAAGAATGATGAAAATCACAATTCAAGAAATGTGAATTTCACAAAACAAGAATTGTGTAAATCACAATGTAATAAGACTAATCTTAATAAAACTGAATATAGTGATACTGAGTATAATAATACCTCCCCCATATCCCCCTTAGGAGAAAAAAATATAAGGGGGGATTTACTTAGTCAAAAGCAGGATATGGAGATGGAAGAAATAACAAAAATACTAAAACAAAATATAGACTACGCTTTTCTTGTGAAAGAACAATCGAAAGATAAAGAAAAAATTGACCTTACTATAAAAGTAATGGCAGAGGCAATTCAAGGTAAGACAGATATAAGAATCAATCGCAGAATGATAGCTTTTGAAACCGTAAAAGAGCAGTTTTTATCACTACAAAAAGAACATATCAATTATGTCCTACTTGTTCTTGATGAAAATAAAAGAAAAATTACAAATTTAAGAGCCTATCTTCTATCCCTTTTGTATAATTCACCGGTCAATATCTTAGGAATGACAACAGAAGTAAAGTCAAATGATACTGATTACAGCAAAGACATGGAAATATGGCAGGAGATTTTCAACACCATATAG
- a CDS encoding ATP-binding protein, with amino-acid sequence MDSVGNIFGGVFERLQKDILNEKNGDYINENDGLVYCGVCHSPKQQISNIGGSLRKIPKNCICREKELEKERQHWKELEHQRILSDLRKQAFEDKLLQNQTFDAEDGGLEHRKIGENYVKKFEEMEKENIGLLLTGPVGTGKTYLASAIANALIEKEISVKMTNFATILNDMMNLDINKNKYVEKLNKYRLLIIDDFGMERDTPFATEHIFNIIDSRYRANKPIILTTNLSAKQLTNPNNLKEQRIYSRILEMAIPILFTGENRRISKMKEKARKVNTILMESR; translated from the coding sequence ATGGACAGTGTAGGAAATATCTTTGGGGGAGTATTTGAACGTTTGCAAAAAGATATTTTGAACGAAAAAAACGGAGATTATATCAATGAGAATGACGGACTTGTGTATTGTGGAGTATGTCATAGTCCCAAACAGCAAATTAGTAATATAGGAGGAAGTTTAAGAAAAATACCTAAAAACTGTATTTGCAGAGAAAAAGAATTGGAAAAAGAAAGACAGCATTGGAAAGAACTGGAGCATCAAAGAATCCTATCGGATTTAAGAAAACAGGCTTTTGAAGATAAACTGTTGCAAAATCAGACCTTTGATGCAGAAGATGGTGGTTTAGAGCATAGAAAAATCGGAGAAAACTATGTGAAAAAATTTGAGGAAATGGAAAAAGAAAACATAGGATTATTACTTACAGGACCTGTGGGAACCGGAAAAACTTATTTAGCATCAGCAATAGCCAATGCCTTAATTGAAAAAGAAATCTCCGTTAAAATGACCAACTTTGCCACCATTCTAAACGATATGATGAATTTGGACATTAACAAAAATAAGTATGTTGAAAAGCTCAATAAATACAGACTTCTTATCATTGATGATTTCGGAATGGAAAGAGATACTCCTTTTGCCACAGAGCATATTTTTAATATTATTGACAGCAGATACAGAGCAAATAAACCGATTATTTTAACTACAAATCTTAGTGCAAAACAGCTTACAAATCCGAATAATCTTAAAGAACAGAGAATTTATTCAAGGATACTGGAAATGGCAATACCCATTCTTTTTACAGGAGAAAACAGAAGAATATCAAAGATGAAAGAAAAAGCACGAAAGGTAAACACAATACTTATGGAAAGTAGGTGA
- a CDS encoding PcfB family protein, with protein sequence MINEEVTKQVIAVKKKALHLTAREVVKLMKMILNKAEKEKNGLKDFIGKQKPTTVKDLVKKGKVETLELNDVDLKNLKRDLNKNGVKFSIKKDLTTGNNIIFFQAKDEKVMEQAFKEAVAKFAEKDKQRESVINKLNRFKNKIKNMPQKDKIKEKHKEQSL encoded by the coding sequence TTGATCAATGAAGAAGTTACAAAGCAAGTAATTGCAGTAAAGAAAAAAGCCCTTCATCTAACGGCAAGAGAAGTTGTGAAACTTATGAAAATGATACTGAACAAAGCGGAAAAAGAGAAAAATGGCTTAAAGGATTTCATCGGCAAGCAAAAGCCAACTACAGTAAAAGATTTAGTAAAAAAGGGGAAGGTTGAAACCTTAGAGTTAAATGATGTGGACTTAAAGAACCTAAAAAGAGATTTAAATAAAAATGGCGTTAAATTCAGTATCAAAAAAGATCTCACTACGGGAAACAATATAATTTTCTTTCAGGCAAAAGATGAAAAGGTAATGGAACAGGCATTTAAAGAAGCTGTAGCAAAATTTGCAGAGAAAGATAAACAAAGAGAATCAGTAATAAATAAACTCAACCGATTTAAAAATAAGATTAAGAATATGCCTCAAAAAGATAAAATCAAAGAAAAACATAAAGAACAGAGTTTATAA
- a CDS encoding phage antirepressor KilAC domain-containing protein has protein sequence MKNNVKEYLVGKDELEEEIIEFLEENEEVVNALIEIKTAFERCIKEMQLRFATRIFLEALCKEINLMSLKETANLFGISKKVLIKTLLRSRYFYKDEEGVVLPINQFKGVYFQVKSNRTNKGEMFRRQIFTTAKGRYEILSLLKYYGIWT, from the coding sequence TTGAAAAATAATGTTAAGGAATATTTAGTTGGTAAAGATGAATTGGAAGAAGAAATTATTGAATTTTTAGAGGAAAATGAAGAAGTTGTAAATGCTTTGATAGAAATAAAAACGGCTTTTGAAAGATGTATAAAAGAAATGCAATTAAGATTTGCAACAAGAATTTTTTTGGAAGCGTTGTGTAAAGAAATAAATCTGATGAGCTTAAAAGAAACAGCCAATCTATTTGGTATATCTAAAAAGGTTCTTATAAAGACATTATTGCGTAGTAGATATTTTTATAAAGACGAAGAAGGTGTTGTACTTCCGATAAATCAGTTTAAAGGTGTTTATTTCCAAGTAAAATCGAATAGAACTAACAAAGGTGAAATGTTCAGAAGACAGATTTTTACAACAGCAAAGGGAAGATATGAAATACTTTCGTTATTAAAATACTACGGTATTTGGACTTAA
- a CDS encoding VirD4-like conjugal transfer protein, CD1115 family, with translation MVNEILKDIRNIFHIRDKKRFVLQNLPYLFFFYLGNIFFAHTGRYVGGDIVDKIFQGILEIHKMSFIPSIYPSDLLAGIVTAFLIKFIVHTKMKNAKKFRQGVEYGSARWGNSKDIEPYADEKFENNILLTNTERITMNSRPKNPKFARNKNVLVVGGSGSGKTRFFLKPNLMQMHSSYVVTDPKGTVLVECGKMLEKNGYDIKVLNTINFKKSMHYNPFSYLRSEKDILKLVQTIIANTKGEGEKSSEDFWVKAERLYYTALIGYLYYEAPEEEQNFQTLLAYIDASEVREEDENFKNAVDYIFDELEETKPNHFAVRQYRKYKLAAGKTAKSILISCGARLAAFDIEELRNLMEYDEMGLDTIGDKKTALFIIISDTDDTFNFVVAMMYTQLFNLLCDKADDVYGGRLPVHVRCLLDEFSNIGQIPKFEKLIATIRSREISASIILQAKSQLKAIYKDHSDTILGNCDSELFLGGKEGTTIKELSENLGKETIDLYNTSETRSNQKSFGLNYQKLGKELMSRDELKVMDGGKCILEIRGVRPFYSDKFDITKHKNYKLLSDYNEKNAFDIEKYLKRKDKVNLKENMKITVVDMDK, from the coding sequence ATTGTAAATGAAATACTAAAGGACATAAGAAATATATTTCACATAAGAGATAAGAAAAGATTTGTATTACAAAACCTACCTTATCTCTTTTTCTTTTATCTAGGAAATATATTTTTCGCACATACAGGAAGATATGTAGGTGGAGATATCGTAGATAAAATCTTTCAAGGGATATTGGAAATTCATAAAATGAGTTTTATTCCAAGCATTTATCCCTCAGATTTACTTGCAGGGATAGTAACAGCCTTTCTTATAAAATTCATTGTTCATACGAAAATGAAAAATGCAAAGAAATTTCGCCAAGGAGTAGAATACGGTTCAGCAAGATGGGGAAATTCTAAAGACATAGAGCCCTACGCAGATGAAAAATTTGAAAACAACATACTTTTAACTAATACGGAACGTATTACGATGAATAGTAGACCCAAAAACCCTAAATTTGCCCGCAATAAAAATGTGCTTGTAGTAGGTGGATCTGGAAGCGGAAAGACACGATTTTTCTTAAAACCTAACTTAATGCAAATGCACTCATCCTATGTTGTAACGGATCCAAAAGGAACCGTTCTTGTTGAATGTGGAAAAATGTTAGAAAAAAATGGATATGATATTAAGGTGTTAAACACTATTAATTTCAAAAAATCCATGCACTATAATCCTTTTTCTTATCTAAGAAGTGAAAAAGATATATTAAAATTGGTGCAGACAATTATTGCAAACACAAAGGGAGAGGGTGAAAAATCCAGTGAAGATTTTTGGGTGAAAGCCGAACGTTTGTATTATACAGCCTTAATAGGTTATCTGTACTACGAAGCACCAGAAGAAGAACAAAATTTTCAGACCTTACTTGCCTATATTGATGCCAGTGAAGTCAGAGAAGAAGATGAAAACTTTAAAAATGCAGTAGATTATATCTTTGATGAATTGGAAGAAACAAAACCGAATCACTTTGCAGTAAGACAATATCGAAAATATAAACTGGCTGCGGGAAAAACGGCGAAAAGTATATTGATTAGCTGTGGTGCAAGGCTTGCGGCATTTGATATTGAAGAGTTAAGAAATCTTATGGAATATGATGAAATGGGACTTGATACCATAGGAGATAAAAAGACAGCCCTTTTTATCATCATTTCAGATACGGATGATACCTTTAACTTTGTGGTAGCGATGATGTATACCCAGCTTTTTAATCTTCTATGCGATAAGGCGGATGATGTTTACGGAGGAAGATTACCTGTTCATGTAAGGTGTTTACTTGATGAGTTCAGCAATATTGGTCAAATACCCAAGTTTGAAAAACTCATTGCGACTATTCGTTCCAGAGAAATATCCGCAAGCATTATCCTACAAGCAAAAAGTCAATTAAAAGCAATCTATAAAGACCATTCCGACACGATTCTGGGCAATTGTGATAGCGAGTTGTTTTTGGGCGGAAAAGAAGGAACGACGATAAAAGAGCTGTCCGAAAACTTAGGAAAAGAAACCATAGACCTTTACAATACATCGGAAACAAGATCGAATCAAAAATCATTTGGACTAAACTATCAAAAGCTTGGAAAGGAACTGATGAGCAGAGATGAACTGAAAGTAATGGACGGAGGAAAGTGTATCTTGGAAATAAGAGGAGTAAGACCTTTTTATTCCGATAAATTTGATATAACAAAACATAAGAACTATAAATTGCTTTCGGATTACAACGAAAAAAATGCCTTTGATATAGAAAAATATCTAAAGAGAAAAGATAAAGTTAATCTAAAAGAAAACATGAAAATAACAGTGGTGGATATGGATAAATAA
- a CDS encoding helix-turn-helix domain-containing protein encodes MAVNYKPLWIQLAKKGLKKTDVIIMAGITTNVMASMGKDKPITFKNLEKICEALECTPNDVFYFDSHKGD; translated from the coding sequence ATGGCAGTGAATTATAAACCCTTATGGATACAATTAGCAAAAAAGGGGTTAAAAAAAACAGATGTTATTATTATGGCAGGAATTACAACTAATGTTATGGCAAGCATGGGAAAAGATAAGCCAATAACATTTAAAAATTTGGAAAAAATATGTGAAGCTTTGGAATGTACACCTAATGATGTCTTTTATTTTGATAGTCACAAGGGTGATTAA
- a CDS encoding RNA polymerase sigma factor, translating into MQDDYKKVYEQYFKDVYLYILSICKNESLAEEITQEAFFKALKNYKSFKGECKVYSWLCQIAKNTFYNHCKKERKNVYLDDYEQIDFTTDIEKNFEDAEETMRAHLLLHKLNEPYKEVFSLRVFADLSFKQIGEIFGKTDSWARVTFYRAKNRLLEEMK; encoded by the coding sequence ATGCAAGATGATTACAAAAAAGTATATGAACAATATTTTAAAGATGTATATTTATATATATTAAGTATTTGCAAAAATGAATCTTTAGCAGAAGAAATCACACAGGAAGCCTTTTTTAAAGCTTTGAAAAACTATAAATCTTTTAAAGGGGAATGTAAGGTTTATAGTTGGCTATGTCAGATCGCTAAAAATACTTTTTATAATCATTGTAAAAAAGAACGTAAAAATGTATATTTGGATGATTACGAACAAATTGACTTTACAACAGATATTGAGAAAAATTTTGAAGATGCTGAGGAAACCATGAGGGCACATTTATTATTGCATAAATTAAATGAGCCATATAAAGAAGTTTTTTCTTTAAGGGTATTTGCCGATTTGTCATTTAAACAAATAGGAGAAATATTTGGCAAAACAGATAGTTGGGCGAGGGTTACCTTTTATAGAGCTAAGAATAGATTACTGGAGGAAATGAAATGA
- a CDS encoding zf-HC2 domain-containing protein, translating to MKISCEVVKDLLPLYKDGVCSEESKGLVEEHLSNCEECRKLLDDMNIELDIDYQKSNLEEGIDLENLSKKWNRKIILSMLKGAAVTVIIGITILLVAYVFIGIRIV from the coding sequence ATGAAAATATCTTGTGAAGTTGTTAAAGATCTGCTCCCTTTATATAAAGATGGTGTTTGTAGTGAAGAAAGTAAGGGTTTAGTAGAAGAACACTTATCTAATTGTGAAGAGTGTAGAAAATTGTTGGATGATATGAATATAGAACTTGATATAGATTATCAAAAAAGCAATTTGGAAGAAGGAATAGATTTGGAAAATTTATCAAAAAAATGGAATAGAAAAATTATATTATCTATGCTGAAAGGTGCAGCTGTAACGGTGATTATAGGAATAACTATTTTATTAGTAGCCTATGTATTTATAGGAATAAGAATAGTTTAG
- a CDS encoding ABC transporter ATP-binding protein has translation MNILTVKNINKIYQGKDVLKNISIDIKEGEVYGLLGKNGIGKTTLLKIITRLIPISNYNRRIEVNTTNKTISALIDTPACYMNLSVKTNLQLCSYLYYKRVTERKKYIEEMILYFDLENMLHKKMSNLSLGMLQKVKLAMIFMANTECIILDEPFNGLDIESSLILKNKIKLLSKELNRTIIITSHNTEQLEKICDRFGILKGVEIINIDKTQLNDMNLEEYYYKVVKDV, from the coding sequence ATGAATATATTAACTGTTAAAAATATAAATAAAATATATCAAGGGAAAGATGTGTTGAAAAATATTTCAATAGATATAAAGGAAGGTGAAGTTTATGGTTTACTTGGTAAAAACGGAATAGGAAAGACAACGTTACTAAAGATAATAACAAGATTAATACCTATTAGTAACTATAATAGGAGAATAGAAGTCAATACGACAAATAAAACAATATCAGCTCTAATTGATACACCAGCATGTTATATGAATTTAAGTGTGAAAACAAATTTGCAATTGTGTTCGTACTTATATTATAAACGTGTAACAGAAAGAAAAAAATATATAGAAGAAATGATTTTATATTTCGATTTAGAAAATATGTTACATAAAAAAATGAGCAATTTATCATTGGGGATGTTGCAAAAAGTAAAATTAGCAATGATATTTATGGCCAACACCGAATGTATAATTTTAGATGAACCTTTCAATGGATTGGATATAGAAAGTTCTTTAATTCTAAAAAATAAAATAAAGTTATTGTCGAAAGAATTAAATAGAACAATTATAATTACCAGTCATAATACAGAACAGTTAGAAAAGATATGTGATAGGTTTGGAATATTAAAAGGAGTTGAAATAATAAATATTGATAAAACACAGTTAAATGATATGAACTTGGAAGAATATTACTATAAAGTTGTTAAGGATGTGTAA